One Fibrobacter sp. UWH4 genomic region harbors:
- a CDS encoding toxin-antitoxin system YwqK family antitoxin, whose translation MENDILKTSYPNGNPKLECPIVDGKRNGLCILYYENGNICRKAMFKDDLLDGVEETYHDNGMLRCKILFQQGRPVNGNVVVFDEKGKPALTEFWSNCRCKAFDSQDRLILEYGLFSTSYEGLYKSYFPNGNIKVSCEYSQGKIEGSYKSFYENGCVREEVFFRNGMRDGLEKRFYDTGDIMFETPYTNDKIEGIQKKYNRNGHLIYECPYKNNEKHGTEKFFYDNGRIRIETQLKNGRPEGFEREYYESGALNWTSSFKYGHRDGLQNEFYESGALKRSRFFKNGLMYGHEYTYTESGTTILDCTYYAGALIGDEKQFYENGQLRTCRPYNYGVVADGIVEVYSENGNVLEQEHWENGLCSVFFENGSLKKIFGLKNGVYAGVFKGYFESGQLARECFFKGGSLEGERKDYFENGNLAFECTFKDGKKHGLLHVYYEKGGLKEESLFLDDLILGPSKTYYEDGTLAQETFFGKYGLEDGAEHSYYRSGTMRSETFYIHGKKDGIEKYFFESGAMMSETPYRNGVPEGIAKEYKEDGTLEKEIPYENGVKQGFEKTFSANGAVVRSTMYIDGDACGSHITQYYDDGSVCREVDMNGFLPDGMEFVYHENGALQSKSQYKNGQIVDGKYEIFDENGILLESFICKNGIAKFYHENGCIKRQMYIFRDQFNGLCQEFDTEGNEICCSYYCDGVECESEEDFLDGTFEELADSVFFYYDRQRPDLDETSLKIFFREIYEWVMSLPEAQKEYNDYTEILEKLTDEEIPLELFVRRLVREFILRLRLPNEPLIEAELVAKLIKYLKDEQNPRI comes from the coding sequence ATGGAAAACGACATCTTAAAAACCAGCTACCCTAACGGAAATCCGAAACTTGAATGTCCAATAGTAGATGGCAAAAGAAATGGACTCTGCATTCTCTACTATGAAAATGGGAATATTTGCCGCAAGGCGATGTTTAAGGATGATTTGCTTGATGGAGTTGAAGAAACTTACCACGATAACGGAATGCTACGCTGCAAAATTTTATTTCAACAAGGTCGCCCCGTAAATGGAAACGTTGTTGTTTTTGATGAAAAAGGGAAACCTGCTTTAACTGAATTTTGGTCAAATTGTCGATGCAAAGCGTTTGATTCTCAAGATAGATTAATTCTTGAATACGGGCTTTTCAGCACTAGCTATGAAGGCTTATACAAAAGTTATTTCCCAAATGGCAACATCAAGGTTTCTTGCGAATACAGCCAAGGCAAAATAGAAGGCTCATATAAGTCTTTTTATGAAAATGGATGCGTTCGAGAAGAAGTGTTTTTTAGGAACGGTATGCGGGATGGTTTAGAAAAGAGATTTTATGACACAGGCGATATAATGTTTGAAACGCCATATACGAACGACAAAATCGAAGGAATACAAAAGAAATACAACAGAAACGGGCATCTTATTTACGAATGTCCTTACAAGAACAACGAGAAACATGGTACAGAAAAATTCTTCTATGATAACGGAAGAATTCGGATTGAAACACAACTAAAAAACGGAAGGCCTGAAGGATTTGAACGAGAATACTACGAAAGTGGCGCACTAAATTGGACTTCCTCTTTCAAATACGGACATAGGGATGGATTACAAAACGAGTTTTACGAAAGTGGAGCCTTAAAACGGAGTCGTTTTTTCAAAAACGGTTTAATGTATGGCCACGAATACACCTATACAGAAAGTGGGACCACTATTCTCGATTGTACTTATTATGCAGGTGCGTTAATTGGAGACGAAAAGCAGTTTTATGAAAACGGGCAACTCCGGACATGCCGTCCATACAACTACGGTGTCGTTGCTGATGGAATTGTCGAGGTTTATAGCGAGAATGGAAACGTCCTAGAACAGGAACATTGGGAAAATGGTCTTTGCTCGGTCTTTTTTGAAAATGGGAGCTTAAAAAAAATATTCGGCCTGAAAAATGGTGTTTATGCGGGAGTTTTCAAAGGATACTTTGAAAGTGGACAACTTGCTCGCGAGTGTTTCTTTAAGGGAGGCTCTCTTGAAGGAGAACGGAAGGACTACTTTGAAAACGGGAATTTAGCATTTGAATGCACATTCAAGGACGGCAAAAAACATGGTCTGCTGCATGTCTATTACGAAAAAGGAGGCCTTAAGGAAGAAAGCCTGTTTTTAGACGATCTTATTCTTGGCCCGTCAAAAACATATTATGAGGACGGAACACTGGCGCAAGAAACTTTCTTTGGCAAATATGGTCTTGAGGACGGCGCAGAACATTCTTATTATAGAAGCGGAACCATGCGAAGCGAGACCTTTTATATTCACGGAAAAAAGGATGGCATTGAAAAATATTTCTTTGAATCCGGAGCCATGATGAGCGAAACTCCTTATCGTAATGGTGTTCCAGAAGGTATTGCGAAAGAATATAAAGAAGACGGGACTCTAGAAAAAGAGATCCCTTATGAAAATGGCGTCAAGCAAGGCTTTGAAAAGACTTTCTCTGCCAACGGAGCTGTCGTAAGATCAACAATGTATATTGACGGTGATGCTTGTGGCTCTCATATTACACAGTATTACGATGACGGCTCTGTATGTCGCGAAGTTGACATGAATGGTTTCTTACCTGACGGGATGGAGTTCGTCTATCACGAAAACGGAGCATTACAATCCAAATCACAATATAAGAATGGACAAATCGTAGATGGCAAATATGAAATTTTTGACGAAAACGGAATTCTTCTAGAATCATTCATTTGCAAAAATGGAATAGCCAAATTTTATCATGAAAATGGCTGTATAAAAAGGCAGATGTATATATTTAGAGACCAATTTAACGGTTTATGCCAAGAATTTGATACCGAAGGGAATGAAATTTGCTGCTCCTATTATTGCGATGGCGTAGAGTGCGAGTCGGAAGAAGACTTTTTAGACGGCACATTCGAGGAATTGGCCGATTCAGTCTTCTTTTATTATGATAGACAAAGACCAGATTTGGATGAAACATCGTTAAAAATATTCTTCCGAGAAATTTACGAATGGGTAATGTCCCTCCCCGAAGCACAAAAGGAATACAACGATTACACTGAAATTCTGGAAAAACTCACCGATGAGGAAATCCCTTTGGAGCTATTTGTCAGGCGTCTCGTTAGGGAATTCATATTGCGCCTGAGATTGCCGAATGAGCCGTTGATTGAAGCGGAATTGGTCGCCAAGTTGATCAAATATTTGAAGGACGAACAAAACCCTAGAATTTGA